One genomic window of Elaeis guineensis isolate ETL-2024a chromosome 2, EG11, whole genome shotgun sequence includes the following:
- the LOC105049225 gene encoding uncharacterized protein, with protein MDVQSISSLPYGFEMESSRSPARKARGMEGETGTRATTTEDFYLPLADALKMINVKVNLFASVSEIRAPKRSRGTDTDFRHAAFATLMDSLTYPEVTHRCKCIV; from the exons ATGGATGTCCAATCCATATCCTCCCTCCCCTATGGTTTTGAAATGGAATCGAGTCGATCTCCGGCAAGGAAGGCTAGGGGTATGGAAGGGGAAACGGGGACGAGAGCGACCACGACGGAAGATTTCTACCTCCCGCTCGCGGATGCGTTGAAGATGATTAACGTGAAGGTGAATCTCTTCGCTTCCGTCTCCGAGATCAGGGCGCCGAAACGGAGCAGAGGAACCG ATACAGATTTCAGGCATGCTGCCTTTGCGACATTGATGGATTCGCTCACCTATCCTGAG GTAACACACAGGTGCAAGTGCATTGTTTGA